In the genome of Tissierellales bacterium, the window AATATCTTTTCTTTTGGAGCTGTGTATATGTCTTTTAATATTCTAAGCACTATCTTTAGTCTTATGACTCCCTTGATTTCATCATCTGTATAGTGGGATAAATCGTAAATCAAGTACTCGTAGTTTGGTATATATTTTCTCACTTCATTTGGCAAATCGTTGTAGCCGTTTACCATTTGCCCAAGACTTGTCTTTACTTTCCACTTTTCTTTTCCGTGGTATATGACTAGTGGTATTATCATGGGAAGTTTTTCCTGATTCTCATTTTTTATCTTTGCATCCCATATTTCTATCATATACCTCAAAAGCTGAAACGCTACATTCGGACTTACATAGCTTTTGTGCTCGAATAAAAAGTACAGATAGCCTATCTCTCCATTCATATTCACTTGAAATAGCATATCTGAAAATACTTCTTCTAGGTCTTTGTTTATAAAGCTGTCTTTTTGAGGTTTTAATGTGTTTATGTCTATTATTTTTAGCACTTCTGATGGCAAGTAGTTTTCTACAAAAGACTTCGCTACCTCCACTTTTGAAAAATTCTCCTTGAAAAATTTGTCATGTGGATTCGAAACTTTCAATATAAACATCTTCTTTCACTCAGATTTTTTGATGCTCTATATGTATATTATATATTTATTCTGAAATTGGTGCAATGTAAGGATTTGGGAGTTATAATATCTAATGTTTGGAAACAATTTCCCTTATTCGCCAAAATAGGCAAGAACAGTGGGCATGCTGGTTTCGGGCGGAACACGTCGGGGACGGACCTGACTTTGTTAAAAATCAAACACAGATCAGGTGCCGTCCCCGATGTATTCCTTGGCTTAAAAATTGATTTATATAAGTTTGTAATTTTAAAAACCACTTGTTGTAATAAGTGGTTTTGATTTCAATTCATCACCTATTAGAATCTAATCTATCATGACTAGCGTATACTAGTAATCTTTGTTACTAGTATACTTTGCCCAAAAGTAAACTTTGTTACTAATAATTTTTTATCATTCCTAGATATCTCTTCGGCTTAGCTTTTCTCCTGCTTCTTTGTCGACTATGATGACTACATCCTTGTGAATCTGAAGAAGGCTAGCTGGCAGATCAGAAGTAATCTTTCCTTCTATAGTTTTTTGTATGGCATCTGCTTTATTTTTGCCGCTCGCAAGCAGTACTATTTTTTTAGACTGCATTATGGTTTTCATTCCCATACTTATGGCTTGCCTTGGTACTTCATCAATAGAATCAAAAAACCTTGCATTGTCTTTTATAGTTTGCTCATCTAAATTCACTAAATGAGTTTTTGCCTCAAAATTTATATTTGGTTCGTTAAATCCAATATGTCCATTTACCCCTATTCCTAGCACTTGAATATCTATTCCGCCCATCTCTATTATGCTTTTATCATAATTTCTACACTCGTTCTCCACATCTTCTGCTAATCCATCTGGTATAAATCTCTTATCCTCTGGAATATTTATATGGTCAAAAAATGTCTCTTTCATAAAGCTATGATAGCTTTGCTTTTTGTCCTTAGATATACCATAATACTCATCTAAATTAAAACTCATCGCCTGCGAAAAATCTATCTCACCGCTCTCGTACAATCTTATCAGCTCTTCATACATACCAACAGGTGTAGAACCCGTTGCAAGACCTAATACACTCTTTGGATTTAGATATAATTGACTCGCTATCATGAGCGCTGCCTTTTTACTCATCTCTTCATAATTTTCCACTACTATAACTCTCATCATTACCTCCTAATTTCTAATCTAGTTTTTGATCTAGCTTTTGATCTAGCTTTTAATCTAGCTCTATCTCGTATTTGAATCTATCACTTCTGTAAACTTCTCTAGTATATTCAAATGGTCTTCCATCATTTAAAAATGTAAGTCTTCTAAATTTTAGAGCCAATGCTCCAAAACATTGATTTAGTGTAACACTCTCATAATCATTTAGCTCTATAGGCTCTATGGTTTGCTTTGCTCTAGCTGGCTCGTAATCGTATTTCTCCTTTAGCACCGCATAAAGTGACCGTCCCTCTACGTCTTCTTTCTTCAAATCTGGGCACAGTGATCTTGGTATATATACTATTTCAAGTGCAAATGGTTCGCCTTCAATAATGTGAAGTCTACTTATCTCTATGAGTTTAGCTTTTGTACTTTCAAGTTCTAATTTTTTTATTTGATTTGAATTTGCCTCAACTTCTTCAAATCCCAAAAGCTTTGTCTCGCTTTCAAGCCCTTTTTCCCTCATTTGCTCACTGAATCCTTTTACCTCTAGGCTTTGTTTTATCTTTTGCTCTGAAACATATGTACCTTTTCCCTGCTGTCTATATAGAACTCCCTCATTTACCAATGTCATTATAGCTTTATTTACAGTCATTCGGCTCACATCAAACTTCTCACAAAGTTCTCTTTCTGGTGGAATCAAGTCTCCTTCCTCAAAAATACCCTCATCTATCATACTAAGTATGCTCTCTTTTATCTGATAATAAAGTGGCATCGGACTATTTGGATTTACTTTTTTCATATCATACCTCACTTTATATGTTGTTATGTTGTATATACCAATTCTAATATAAAAAAAGAACTTTTTCAAGTTCTTTTCATTCAATCAAAAAATAATTATATCTATCTCAATTTTACTGCTGTGCCATATGCTAATATTTCTGCAGCGCCTTGCATTATCGCTGATGTTGAAAATCTAACATTAACAACAGCATCTGCATTCATATCTTTTGCCTGTGCTATCATTCTATCTAAAGCTATTTGTCTAGCCTCTTCAAGCATTTCTCTATATTCCGTCATTTCTCCACCTACTAGTTGTCTAAATCCAGACATTATATCTTTTCCCATATGCTTCGCTCTAATAGTGCTCCTCTGTGCCATTCCAAGAACTTCTACTATTTCTTTTCCAACTATTGTTTCAGTATTTACAATCAACATGTTCTTACCTCCTATTTCAAAATACAATGTATTTATTTTTCTTACTTTATTATACCCTTTCGGCAGAACATTTTATCTTAATTTTACCATAAGCTTTGATTACATAATTTTAAGGTTTTTAAGTTTATCTAAATTAATCGTGGGTATATCTATAATGTAGTAAGGAAGCGGCAGTTTTGAGGAATCCTTTTTTGTTCGGATCGTTTTTAGTTTTTCGGTTTTCTTTTAAAAGTCAGCCTTTAGATTTCTCCAATAATGGTTTGTTTGCTTTTGCCGCTTCCATAGCCATTTATAGTTAAAACCTCCTTAGACAGAAAGAGGCTATCTCGCATGTTTGCTGAGATAGCCTTCTTTCTGGTTTTACTCTATAAATTTAGGGTAAGTCTACACTGTGATTAAATAATTCGAAAAGGAGATGCTTAAGAAATGAAGCTAATAGCATATTTAAATTTTGAAGGTTGTGCAAATGAAGCAATAAATTTCTATAAGGATATTTTTGATGCCCAAATAACATACATGATGAAATATGGTGATGCTCCTGATTTACCTGACTTTTTAAAAGGAGCAGAGCATTCTGATAAGATTTTGCATTCCTGCCTTAAATTCGATGGAAATGAACTCTTCATATCTGACTCAGTTGATGGTTCTTATAAAAGAGGAAATAATATAAGTTTGACTTTAAATTTTGACGATATAAGCGATCAAAAAATAATTTTCGATCAACTTGCAAAAAATGGCGAAATTATAATGCCTTTGGACAATATGTTTTGGGGTTCTAAATTCGGTTCAGTAATTGACCAATATGGAATATACTGGAGCCTTGATTGCGAATTGCAATAAGAAAACAAAAATAGATAGCTGGAGATAAAACATCTCAAGCTATCTATTTTTGTTTTAAAATTTAGCACTTCGCCTTACTTTATATTCTATTCATCAGCTCCACGATACGTTTATCTATATTTTGATTTACAATGTATTCATATGTACTCTCAGGTACTAAATGCTTCCAATCAGAATTATCAAAAATCAATTCTCTGATTTTTGATGAAGATACTCCTTTAACTCTATCATCCCATAATACTTTAGTTTTCAGTCCTAAACCACCGACTCTCTTTACTTTTTCTTTTCCCCATTCATCATATATGGTAAAGTAATATACTGCGTCTTCGGGAGTATAATTCAAAATCAAATCTGGAACGCCAATCGGAAATGGTACAACACTATATTCCTCATCCGTCAGTCCATTATTTCTAAGAGCCAATTCAATCATGTTCATTCTCTCAAAATAGTTACATGGATTAGCCGCTAATTTACTTCTGTTCAAATCCGTTTTTTCCTCTGGTGATCTAAGTTTATCTGGTGAAGCTATTCCAACTATTATCTTTTTGCACTCAGCTTTTGCTCCCAAGATATAATCCATATGTTCATTATGTAAAACTTGGAATCTACCGCAAACTACTCCTATTTCATTCATCATTATCCCCCATTACTATAAATCTAATACCACTTCGTGAAACTATATCAAATATAAATGGCTATCTTGCAAATCTGCCGAGATAGCCTTATTTCTAGTTATATTTCATAATTTAAAGCAACTATACCTCTTTGTCAAATAATTTGAAAATTGACTAATATAAAAATCAGCACTTCGCCGTATAACAATAAGAAGCCGTCATAAACTTTTTCTTATCTAAATTACACCATTTTATCTCTCTTCCGATTTCTAATAACTCGGATTCAAAGTGTTTCATCGCAATACCTACATCTACTTTGTTCAATTTCGTAAGCATTTTCTTTGTAAATATATTCGTATTTCTCATATAAAAATGTATGTCTGATCCTTCTGCTAACAAAAGCCATGGTTGACTATTCATAGATGATGGAGCCTTTTCTATAGATTTAAAAATTGGAATCATATCAGCATCAAAGTCTCCTTTTACAAATGCCTTATAGCTCTTCCTATTTTTTCGCTCAGGTTCTATTTCCCATCGAATCTCTTCTTCAGGCATTCCAAGTGCTATAGTTATAACATACTCATATTCATCCTTTAAATCAACAACATCCGATACAGCATCTCTATCTATATTGCCAACCCAGCATGTCCCGTATTTTCTACGAGTAAGTTCTAAAACTAGAGCTTCTCCTACATATCCCACATTTTCCAAATAGTGAAGTGATTTTTTGGCACTTAT includes:
- a CDS encoding VOC family protein, which produces MKLIAYLNFEGCANEAINFYKDIFDAQITYMMKYGDAPDLPDFLKGAEHSDKILHSCLKFDGNELFISDSVDGSYKRGNNISLTLNFDDISDQKIIFDQLAKNGEIIMPLDNMFWGSKFGSVIDQYGIYWSLDCELQ
- a CDS encoding nitroreductase family protein gives rise to the protein MYDLVEAIDLRRSVRKFEQKPLEESECEEIQRIIETLKPISEEEEVYLELITDGSSVYDNFGGLLDQYFKVKAPAYIAISAKKSLHYLENVGYVGEALVLELTRRKYGTCWVGNIDRDAVSDVVDLKDEYEYVITIALGMPEEEIRWEIEPERKNRKSYKAFVKGDFDADMIPIFKSIEKAPSSMNSQPWLLLAEGSDIHFYMRNTNIFTKKMLTKLNKVDVGIAMKHFESELLEIGREIKWCNLDKKKFMTASYCYTAKC
- a CDS encoding Rpn family recombination-promoting nuclease/putative transposase: MEVAKSFVENYLPSEVLKIIDINTLKPQKDSFINKDLEEVFSDMLFQVNMNGEIGYLYFLFEHKSYVSPNVAFQLLRYMIEIWDAKIKNENQEKLPMIIPLVIYHGKEKWKVKTSLGQMVNGYNDLPNEVRKYIPNYEYLIYDLSHYTDDEIKGVIRLKIVLRILKDIYTAPKEKIFENIHRALIALNKIENQQEGIECFETYIRYIINASKTLAKEDIEKVIEEVTENYSEGSEVIMTIAKIWEA
- a CDS encoding GntR family transcriptional regulator, which encodes MKKVNPNSPMPLYYQIKESILSMIDEGIFEEGDLIPPERELCEKFDVSRMTVNKAIMTLVNEGVLYRQQGKGTYVSEQKIKQSLEVKGFSEQMREKGLESETKLLGFEEVEANSNQIKKLELESTKAKLIEISRLHIIEGEPFALEIVYIPRSLCPDLKKEDVEGRSLYAVLKEKYDYEPARAKQTIEPIELNDYESVTLNQCFGALALKFRRLTFLNDGRPFEYTREVYRSDRFKYEIELD
- a CDS encoding YbjQ family protein, translating into MLIVNTETIVGKEIVEVLGMAQRSTIRAKHMGKDIMSGFRQLVGGEMTEYREMLEEARQIALDRMIAQAKDMNADAVVNVRFSTSAIMQGAAEILAYGTAVKLR
- the nagB gene encoding glucosamine-6-phosphate deaminase: MRVIVVENYEEMSKKAALMIASQLYLNPKSVLGLATGSTPVGMYEELIRLYESGEIDFSQAMSFNLDEYYGISKDKKQSYHSFMKETFFDHINIPEDKRFIPDGLAEDVENECRNYDKSIIEMGGIDIQVLGIGVNGHIGFNEPNINFEAKTHLVNLDEQTIKDNARFFDSIDEVPRQAISMGMKTIMQSKKIVLLASGKNKADAIQKTIEGKITSDLPASLLQIHKDVVIIVDKEAGEKLSRRDI